The genomic stretch GCAAGCTAACTGTAAAGAATGATTGGTTTGATAAGTTTTCAAACGGACAAATTCATTCAACAATTAGATTTGCAAGCGGAATGTCAATTTATGATCTTGAAAAGAATAAGGTTTTAGCAACAAATGTCCAAGATTTTCAAAACAAAAGGATTAAAATTACAGGTCAAAACAAAGAGATAATAGATATTCAAGGAAACAGTTTAATTGTGAAAAATTCATCTGAGAAGTTAGATGGTGGTCTTTTAAGTTATGCACCATATGAAACTATATTTTTTAATACGCAGCCTTATGCAATAAGGACATATTTGGGATTAGAAGATAAAGTTTTTCCTTATATTATTAGAGATAATATGGTTTATGTCTTTCATTTAGGATCAACACAAAGGGAGTTTTTTATAAAGTTATTAATAAGGATGTTAGATTTAAAGGCTATTGAAGCTGTTAATCCGTTTTTAGTGCAATTTAATAAAAGTTATTGTAATAAAGTTATTTCATCTTTGAAAGATCTAAACTATTATTCAATGATTGAATTTATAGAAAAAGATATTGAATGGATAGAAAAAGCTTTAAAAATCAATCCTCACAACAAACTGCTTCCAATGAAAATCAGGCTAAAAGAAATAGTTAGGATTATAAATTTGGAAAATGAAATAAAACTATTTAAAAAAGCTGAATTTCAAAATGTCACTCATACACAATTAGAAATGTACCTTGCAAAATTAATACATTAAATTCAAAAATTTTTCCCATACCCCCTAAATTCATAAAACCATCTTACCGATAATCTTAATGAAAACAAAATAAAGCTTCACAGGGACGTGAAGCTAAAAAATTAAGTTCAGGGAGGGTGTTTTGGTATGCGTATTAATAACAATGTTCAAGCTTTAAACACTTATAACAGGTTGACTATTAATAATGATGCTTTGGCAAAGTCACTTGAAAAACTTTCATCTGGTATGAGAATCAATAGAGCAGGCGATGATGCAGCAGGTTTAGCAATTTCAGAAAAGATGAGAGGACAAATTAGAGGTTTAAATCAAGCTATTCGAAATGCACAGGATGGTATTTCTTTGATTCAGACAGCAGAGGGTGCTTTAAATGAGACACATTCAATTTTACAGAGAATGAGAGAACTTGCAGTTCAAGCAGCAAACGATACAAATACTGATGCAGATAGGCAAGCACTCCAATCTGAAGTTGATCAATTGGTAAAAGAAATTGATCGTATAGCAACTACAACTCAATTTAACACGAAAGCATTATTGGATGGAACAGTTGCAACAACAGGTTTAGTATTCCATATAGGTGCTAATATTAATCAAAATATAACATTAACAATATCTGATACTCAAGCTAGTGCATTGGGATTAAGTGGAATTAGTATTTCTACGCAAGCATCAGCAAATGCAGCTATTTCCACAATTGATAGTGCTATCCAATATATTTCAGGAGTAAGAGCAAAACTTGGTGCTTATCAAAACAGGTTAGAACATACAATCAACAATTTAGGAGTATCTTCTGAAAATTTGACAGCAGCAGAAAGCAGAATTAGAGATGTTGACATGGCAAAAGAGATGATGGCATTTACAAAGAATAATATTCTAATGCAAGCAGCAACTGCAATGCTTGCACAAGCTAATCAGTTGCCTCAAGCAGTATTACAATTATTGCGATAAATCGAAAAGAAATTTTATGTTTTGGCGTGAAAGAAGAGGAAGAGAATGTTTTTTCTCTTCCTCTTTCAATTTAAAGAAGGAGAATGAAATTTGAAATGATTAAAAAAGATAAAGATTTTTCTCTTGCTCTTTGTGTGATTACAAAAAATGAAGAAAATTTTATTGGTGGGTGTATAGAAAGTGTTATTGACGTT from Caldicellulosiruptor kronotskyensis 2002 encodes the following:
- a CDS encoding flagellin N-terminal helical domain-containing protein — translated: MRINNNVQALNTYNRLTINNDALAKSLEKLSSGMRINRAGDDAAGLAISEKMRGQIRGLNQAIRNAQDGISLIQTAEGALNETHSILQRMRELAVQAANDTNTDADRQALQSEVDQLVKEIDRIATTTQFNTKALLDGTVATTGLVFHIGANINQNITLTISDTQASALGLSGISISTQASANAAISTIDSAIQYISGVRAKLGAYQNRLEHTINNLGVSSENLTAAESRIRDVDMAKEMMAFTKNNILMQAATAMLAQANQLPQAVLQLLR